The DNA segment CGAGCAATCTCGCGTCGCATAGGATCAAAAGCACTCAAAACAATGGCTTCAGGGGTATCATCCACAATAATTTCCACTCCAGTGGCCGCCTCTAATGCACGAATATTTCTACCTTCACGACCGATGATTCTTCCTTTAATTTCATCAGAATCAATATGGAAAATGGTTACTGAATTTTCAATGGCATTCTCAGTTGCAACACGTTGTATGGTTTGTAATACAATTCTCTTGGATTCTTTATTGGCATTAATTTTAGCCTCATCCATAATATCGTTGATATAAGACATAGCCTCTGTTTTGGCTTCAGCTTTCAACGATTCAATCAGTTGGTTTTTGGCTTCTTCAGCCGTTAATCCAGAAATAGCTTCCAACTGTTCAACATGTTGTTTCTGTTGACGATCCAGTGCCTCTGATTTCTTTTCTACAATCTCTAATTGGCTTTCGAGGTTCTCGCGGATAACTTCTGTTTCTTTACGCTTACGAGCTAATTCCTCTTGTTTTTGAGCAAAAACAGATTCACGCTGCTTTAATTTATTTTCTGCCGATAAAATTTTATTGTTCCTGCTATTGATCTCTTTTTCATGATCACTTTTTAACTGCAAAAACTTTTCTTTGGCTTGTAAAATTTTATCTTTTTTAATTACTTCTGCCTTATTTTCGGCTTCACGCAATATTTTGTGGCTTTGTGATTTTAATATTTTACCATATACTAGCCATGTACCCAGGGCTCCCACCAGCAGGGCTACAATTCCAATCTCTATCTCCATTTCAATCGTTATTAAATAAAACAAAACCGCAATCGCCATCACATTAAAGGTAACCAATACCTAAATGTAAAAACAATGCGGATATTATTGATATATATAGTCTATTTTACTCTCTTTCAAGCACATCACTCAAATACTGATCCAGCTCCATAGCTTTTTCAATAATAGGTGACACATCTCTTTTCTCTTCCAACTCAAGCAGTTTATTTACAAACTGTAAAGCAGCCATTCCTAAAAAATCCTGATGATCTTTATCTGAATAGTGTTGTTTATATTGTAATACTTTATCGTTGATCATTTTAGCTGCTTTCCTGATACGCTCTTCCTCGGCACGATCTATCCTTAAAGGATAAAACCTGTCGGCTACATTTACACGTATTGAAAGTTTATCATCCACTGGCAACTAATTATCTGTTTAAAAGAGCAATGCATTTATCAATTTCCCGCACCATTTGGTTAATCCTGATCTTAGCCAAGTGAACGTCTTCACCTTTCGCATCAATCGTTCTAGAAAATTTCAATGTATTGTATTTTTCTTTTAAATCGGTCATTTCTCGAACCGATTCTTCTAATTGTGTGGTAAGCTGATCGTTTTGTGACTTTAAAATCATATTTTCTGATTTAACACTTCTGTAACGTTCAACCAACCGTGATATTTTATCTTGTAAATTGTGTACTATTTCTATATTTTCGTTCCCCATATTTACAAAAAAATGCCATACAAAGTTAACATTGCAATTAAAAAATAAAAACAAAGGCTTACTTTCTTTTCATTATCTGTTTAAGTAATTAAAGTGATGAACTAAAAATTAATGTTTTACCATACAAAAAAAGTATATTCATTTTTTTTATTGGTCATGATCATTACACACATTAGCTAAACAG comes from the Saccharicrinis fermentans DSM 9555 = JCM 21142 genome and includes:
- the rny gene encoding ribonuclease Y, which codes for MEIEIGIVALLVGALGTWLVYGKILKSQSHKILREAENKAEVIKKDKILQAKEKFLQLKSDHEKEINSRNNKILSAENKLKQRESVFAQKQEELARKRKETEVIRENLESQLEIVEKKSEALDRQQKQHVEQLEAISGLTAEEAKNQLIESLKAEAKTEAMSYINDIMDEAKINANKESKRIVLQTIQRVATENAIENSVTIFHIDSDEIKGRIIGREGRNIRALEAATGVEIIVDDTPEAIVLSAFDPMRREIARLALHQLVTDGRIHPARIEEIVNKVRKQVEEEIIETGKRTTIDLGIHGLHPELIKLVGKMKYRSSYGQNLLQHSRETANLCAVMASELGLNPKKAKRAGLLHDIGKVSDEEPELPHAILGMKLAEKYKEKPDICNAIGAHHDEIEMTTMMAPIIQVCDAISGARPGARREVVDSYIKRLKDLESLALNYPGVLKTYAIQAGRELRVIVGSEKVSDKDAETLSYEIAKKIQTEMTYPGQVKITVIRETRAINYAK
- a CDS encoding cell division protein ZapA; the encoded protein is MDDKLSIRVNVADRFYPLRIDRAEEERIRKAAKMINDKVLQYKQHYSDKDHQDFLGMAALQFVNKLLELEEKRDVSPIIEKAMELDQYLSDVLERE